Below is a genomic region from Hippea sp. KM1.
TTGCAAAGCTCATGATGATTATAAAGGTTCATTCGCTGGCTTTGGGTTATTCTGGTGTTTCTTTAGATACCGTTGAGCGGATTATCTGGCATATTGAAAACGATGTGATACCGGTTGTGCCTGAGAAGGGCTCTGTTGGTGCAAGCGGTGATTTAGCACCCCTTGCCCATCTGTTTTTGCCCTTGATTGGCCTGGGTGAGGTTTTCTATAGGGGTAAAAAAAGGCAGGCTTTAGATGTTTTAAAGGAGTATGGGTTGAAGCCGTTGAAGCTTCATCCCAAGGAGGGGCTTGCACTCATTAACGGCACGCAGTTTATTTCTGCCTTTGCCACCTTTGGCGCCTATAGGTTTGCAAGATACTTAGATGCTGCCGATATTATCTCGGCCGTTTCCATTGAGGCAACCAAATCATCAATAAAGCCGTTTGATTATAGATTGCACGATTTAAGGCCTTATGATGGGTGCAGGTATGTTGCAGATAGGGTTAGGCTCTTGCTTGAGGATTCTGAGATCGTGAGATCCCATGCAAATTGTAATAAGGTTCAGGATCCCTATTCCTTTAGGTGTATCCCCCAGGTGCACGGTGCAGCAAGGGAGGCCTTCCTGCAGCTTAAAAGGACGCTTGATGTTGAGTTGAACTCCGTTACCGACAATCCGGTTATTATCGATAGGGATACCGTCATAAGCGGGGGTAATTTTCACGGTGAACCTGTTGCCCTGCCCCTTGATTATGCCACTTTAGCCGCAAGTGAGATGGGTAATATATCAGACAGAAGGGTCTATCTTCTGCTTTCTGGCGATGATGATGTGCCTAAGATGTTGCTAAAGGATGTCGGCATAAATTCGGGTTTCATGATAACTCAATACTTGACTGCCGCATTGGCAAGCGAGAATAAGGGCCTGTCGTTTCCTGCAAGTGCAGATAGCATTCCCACATCGTTGGGCCAGGAAGACCATGTGAGCATGGGCTCGATTGCAGCAAGGAAGTTTAATGCCGTTTTGGATAATTTGGGTTATATATTGGCCGTTGAGCTGTTGCTTGCATCCCAGGCGCTTGAATTTAGAAGACCGCTAAAGTCGACCCCGCTTGTTGAGTATGTGCATGATGTTGTAAGGGAGAGGGTTAGCTTTGCCAAAGAGGATAGGGTTTTCTCAATGGATATAAACCAGGTGCACAGGCTTATAGAAGAGGGCGATTTTATAGAAAAGGTAAACAGCAATCTAAGGCTAAACAGCCTTTTGAGGGATGAGTTTTCTATCTATTGAGGTGGGCTATGAGCAGTTGGACCGGAAGGGTTGATGGTCAAAAGAGGGAGCAGTTGAGGTGGCATCAGGTTGTAAGGGTTGTGGATGATATAGAACAGATAAGCAGAGGCAGGGGTTTTTGCATCGTTGGTTTTGCAAGCGATGAGGGCGTAAGGAGGAACAAGGGCAGGGTTGGGGCAAAAGAGGGGCCTTCTGCCATAAGGGGTCAGTTATCCTCGCTTGCATGGCATTTCGGCAATGTTGCCCTGTATGATGTTGGTGATATTGAGGTAGAGGGTAATTTGGAAGATGCACAAGAAAGGCTCTCATCTGCTATAGCAGAGATAGTAAAAAAAGGACTATTTCCTATAGTTTTGGGTGGTGGCCATGAGGTTGCCTTTGGCAGTGTTAAGGGGGTCTATGACGGTTTGGGTGAGCCTGTGGCTGTTGTGAACTTTGATGCCCATTTTGATTTAAGGGAAGAGAATGTGGCAACAAGCGGAACACCGTTTAGGCAGCTTGAGAGGCTCTATAGCAGGGATGGGTTTAGGTTTGACTATATGTGTGTGGGCATACAGAGGGCTGCAAATACCATAGAGCTATTTGAGAGGGCAAAGGCCTTGGGGGTTAGCTGGATCGATATAGACATGATAAGGTTCAACTCGAAGGCGGCTATTAAGCAGTTGAGCGATTTTTTGAAGGATAAAAAGCATGTCCATTTGACCATCTGCAGCGATGTCTTTGCGCAGAGTATAGCACCAGGCGTCAGTGCGCCAACGCCCTTTGGTTTGTTTGTTGATGAGTTTCTGTCCCTGTTCTATGTTGTTTTAAAAAGCGGTAAGGTCGTTAGCTTCGATATAGCTGAGGTTTCGCCCGTTTTAGATAGGGATAATGCAACATCAAAGCTTGCAGCATACATAGTGTTCAGGTTGGTGGATGGGGTTGTCTCTAACGATTTTTTTAAGGTTTAGGAGGTGGCCATGAGGCTGAAGGGGTTTGTTTTGGGGGTTGTTTTGGTATTTTTAACATCTGCCGTTTCTTTTGCGGGGGGCGTTATAAAGATAGGCTTCTTTGCGCCTTTGACGGGATTTGCTGCAGCTGATGGAGCTTCAGCCAAACACGGGGCTATGCTTGCAGTTCAGAAGATCAACTCAAACGGCGGTATCTTGGGCAAGAAGGTCAAATTGGTTGTTTACGATGATGGTGTGAGCTCCCAGCAAGCTGTGGCTATAGCAAGAAAGCTCATACAGCAGGATAGGGTTGTGGGTGTGGTTAGCGGTTCATACTCCACCCCAACAAGGGCTGCAGCGCCGATCTATCAGCGCTTCAGGATTCCCTTTGTCGTTGCTTATGCCACCCATCCAGACATAACAAAGGCCGGCAACTATGTCTTCAGGGTGGGTTTTTTGGCCAAAGTGGAAGGCAGAGCTGGCGGTTATGTGGCAACGACGATGTTGCATGCCAAAAGGATTGCCGTTTTGACAATGGATAACGATTTCGGCAAGGCCCTTTCTGAGGGTTTTGTCAATGAGGCAAAGAAAAACGGAGCCAAGATCGTTGCAAACTTGAGCTTTGCCTTGGGCGAGAAGGATATGACGCCTTATTTGACAAAGATCAAAGAACTAAACCCAGACCTTATATACTGCACGGGTTATTACTCCGAAGGCGCTTTAACCGTTAAGCAGGCAAAGCAGTTGGGTATTAAAGCACAGCTCTTTGGTCAGGAGGGATTTGACTCGCCGATGTTCTTAAAGATCGCAGGAAGCTCAGCAGATGGAACAATCATTACAACAGACCTAAACAGGGATTCGAAAAGGCCTATCGTAAAATGGTTTATAAGCCAGTATAGAAAGCAGTTTAAAATGGAGCCGGATATGGTTGGTGCATCGAGCTTTGATGCTGTCTATATCCTTGCTGAGGCTATAAAGAGGGCAGGCAGCACAGACTCGGCCAAAATCAGGAAGGCTCTTGCCTCGATAAAGGACTTCAACGGCGTTACGGGCAACATACACGGTTTTACAGCCAAGGGTGAGGTCATAAAGCCCGTTGTTCTGCAGAAGGTTGAAAATGGCAAGTTTACCTATTTCGGTGTTGTCGATAAAGAAGATGTAATAACACCTTAAAGCGAGGGGGGCTTGCCCCCTCTTTGAAAGTAAAAGAGGAGGATGCGATGGAGATTTTCAAGGTTTCACTGCCCGATGAATTACCGGAATACCCTGAGTTTGTTGAGGGCATAAGGAGGGCACCTGCAAGGCTTTACAATCTGAACGAGTATCAGACAAAGCTGGCCTTAAAAAACGCATTGAGGTATATACCGAAGCATCTGCACGATAAGATAGCAGGTGAGTTTTTGGATGAGTTGATAACAAGAGGGAGGATTTACGGATACAGATACAGGCCTTACGGCAGGATTTGGGGAAAGCCCATTGATGAATATGAAGGCAATACACTGGAAGGCAAGGCTTTTCAGGTTATGATAGATAACAATCTTGATTTTGATATTGCGCTGTATCCTTATGAGCTTGTCACCTATGGCGAGACCGGTCAGGTGTTTCAAAACTGGATGCAGTATAATCTGGTTAAGAAATACCTACAGGTTATGAGGGACGATCAGACGCTTGTTGTGATGAGCGGCCATCCGTTGGGTCTTTTTCCCTCTCACAAGGAAGCGCCAAGGGTGATAAACACAAACTCCATGATGGTCGGTATGTTCGACAACCCCGATGGTTGGCATATAGCCGCACAGCTTGGTGTTGCAAATTACGGTCAGATGACAGCAGGAGGCTGGATGTATATAGGCCCTCAGGGCATAGTTCACGGCACATACATTACGATTTTGAACGCCGCGAGGCTGTTTTTGGGTGTTCCATGGGATCAGGACTTGAGGGGGCATCTGTTTGTAAGCTCAGGTCTTGGCGGTATGAGTGGCGCACAGGCCAAGGCGATAGAGATTGCAGGCGGCGTTGGAATAATAGCCGAGGTGGACTATTCAAGGATAGAGACCAGAAAAAACCAGGGATGGGTGAGCAAGGTTACGGATAGCTTGAAAGATGCTTTTGATATAGCGGGTGAGTATTTAGAGGCCAAAAAACCCGTCTCGATTGCCTATCACGGCAATGTGGTGGATCTGCTTGAGTACATGGTTGAAAACAACATAAAGCCCGAGCTTATAAGCGATCAGACATCATGCCATGTGCCATACGATGGTGGATACATTCCTCAGGGTTTGAGCCTGGATGAGGCACGCAGGATGATTAAGGAGAACCACGAACTGTTTGTTGAGTATGTGAACAAGTCCTTAAGGAAGCACTTTGAACTGATAAAGATACTCCACGCTAGGGGTGGCTACTTCTGGGATTACGGCAATAGCTTCCTAAAGGCCGTCTACGATGCGGGGGTTAAAGAGGTGGCTAAAAACGGTGAAACAACCGATGAGGGCTTCATCTTCCCATCGTATGTTGAGGACATCATGGGGCCGC
It encodes:
- the hutH gene encoding histidine ammonia-lyase; the protein is MDVFAYGIDRLTIGIAVDIAKGRIKGSLNEKAKANIIKGFNAIGEILKRDEAVYGINTGFGVLCRTVISKEDTTRLQYNLLKSHACGIGSPVEPIIAKLMMIIKVHSLALGYSGVSLDTVERIIWHIENDVIPVVPEKGSVGASGDLAPLAHLFLPLIGLGEVFYRGKKRQALDVLKEYGLKPLKLHPKEGLALINGTQFISAFATFGAYRFARYLDAADIISAVSIEATKSSIKPFDYRLHDLRPYDGCRYVADRVRLLLEDSEIVRSHANCNKVQDPYSFRCIPQVHGAAREAFLQLKRTLDVELNSVTDNPVIIDRDTVISGGNFHGEPVALPLDYATLAASEMGNISDRRVYLLLSGDDDVPKMLLKDVGINSGFMITQYLTAALASENKGLSFPASADSIPTSLGQEDHVSMGSIAARKFNAVLDNLGYILAVELLLASQALEFRRPLKSTPLVEYVHDVVRERVSFAKEDRVFSMDINQVHRLIEEGDFIEKVNSNLRLNSLLRDEFSIY
- the hutG gene encoding formimidoylglutamase, with protein sequence MSSWTGRVDGQKREQLRWHQVVRVVDDIEQISRGRGFCIVGFASDEGVRRNKGRVGAKEGPSAIRGQLSSLAWHFGNVALYDVGDIEVEGNLEDAQERLSSAIAEIVKKGLFPIVLGGGHEVAFGSVKGVYDGLGEPVAVVNFDAHFDLREENVATSGTPFRQLERLYSRDGFRFDYMCVGIQRAANTIELFERAKALGVSWIDIDMIRFNSKAAIKQLSDFLKDKKHVHLTICSDVFAQSIAPGVSAPTPFGLFVDEFLSLFYVVLKSGKVVSFDIAEVSPVLDRDNATSKLAAYIVFRLVDGVVSNDFFKV
- a CDS encoding ABC transporter substrate-binding protein produces the protein MRLKGFVLGVVLVFLTSAVSFAGGVIKIGFFAPLTGFAAADGASAKHGAMLAVQKINSNGGILGKKVKLVVYDDGVSSQQAVAIARKLIQQDRVVGVVSGSYSTPTRAAAPIYQRFRIPFVVAYATHPDITKAGNYVFRVGFLAKVEGRAGGYVATTMLHAKRIAVLTMDNDFGKALSEGFVNEAKKNGAKIVANLSFALGEKDMTPYLTKIKELNPDLIYCTGYYSEGALTVKQAKQLGIKAQLFGQEGFDSPMFLKIAGSSADGTIITTDLNRDSKRPIVKWFISQYRKQFKMEPDMVGASSFDAVYILAEAIKRAGSTDSAKIRKALASIKDFNGVTGNIHGFTAKGEVIKPVVLQKVENGKFTYFGVVDKEDVITP
- a CDS encoding urocanate hydratase; this encodes MEIFKVSLPDELPEYPEFVEGIRRAPARLYNLNEYQTKLALKNALRYIPKHLHDKIAGEFLDELITRGRIYGYRYRPYGRIWGKPIDEYEGNTLEGKAFQVMIDNNLDFDIALYPYELVTYGETGQVFQNWMQYNLVKKYLQVMRDDQTLVVMSGHPLGLFPSHKEAPRVINTNSMMVGMFDNPDGWHIAAQLGVANYGQMTAGGWMYIGPQGIVHGTYITILNAARLFLGVPWDQDLRGHLFVSSGLGGMSGAQAKAIEIAGGVGIIAEVDYSRIETRKNQGWVSKVTDSLKDAFDIAGEYLEAKKPVSIAYHGNVVDLLEYMVENNIKPELISDQTSCHVPYDGGYIPQGLSLDEARRMIKENHELFVEYVNKSLRKHFELIKILHARGGYFWDYGNSFLKAVYDAGVKEVAKNGETTDEGFIFPSYVEDIMGPLYFDYGYGPFRWVCLSHRHEDLIKTDKAAAEIIDPTRRMQDRDNHHWIVNAEQNKLVVGTEARILYADAPTRVKIALKFNEMIRKGEIGPVMLGRDHHDTGGTDSPFRETANIKDGSNIMADMAVHCFAGNAARGMSMVVLSNGGGVGIGKAINGGFGLVLDGSERVDRIIERALDWDVMVGVSRRAWARNPHAIEVSAEWNATKNGAITLPQEADDELINDIVKERLKR